In Argopecten irradians isolate NY chromosome 11, Ai_NY, whole genome shotgun sequence, one DNA window encodes the following:
- the LOC138334828 gene encoding LOW QUALITY PROTEIN: cytochrome P450 26A1-like (The sequence of the model RefSeq protein was modified relative to this genomic sequence to represent the inferred CDS: deleted 3 bases in 2 codons) — protein sequence MSETVLFYTTMTNSSLGLSKCLENCSSRNYFITNNTDHHLDTPRSTIALLVYILEVVILPVVCPAILFAVSTLLWNIFVWCSRDPSCSLPLPPGSAGFPVIGETIHFIFKGRKFFDEKRKQHGNIYRTHMLGKPTIRIVGIKGVKQIMAGENFRVTTEWPRSTRMLLGDGSLSSSKGLTHSIRKKAILRAFTHEAISSYTPVVLEVVRDYIRNWCETSNILGYKEFKSLNFELTCRVLLGIEMDRPEKSRLMGHFETFLGSLFSLPVCIPGLGLYKGMKARDALLQKIEVCIKERKQGSGSPHGFMDALSLMMDLEGGEKLTLEEAKDVGLELLFAGHETTSSAACTLVLQLTKHPEVMLKIVDELARYGLTDSIDVDIPYDTINKLKYTRDVVKEVLRLTPPIGGGYRKALRTFEIEGFQVPKDWTVVYSIRDSHESSQFIENPDTFDPDRWSKLNVDDRQHFLAFGGGKRACAGKEFALLVLKTLAIELSRSCSWTVPNTDPPMTCLPIPCPTDNLPMVFSGMYQMRQRSLTV from the exons atCTACGATTGCCTTACTCGTGTACATCTTAGAAGTGGTCATCTTACCCGTTGTCTGTCCAGCTATCTTGTTTGCTGTCTCAACATTACTGTGGAACATTTTCGTCTGGTGCTCACGCGACCCGTCATGTTCCCTTCCGCTACCTCCCGGAAGTGCCGGTTTTCCAGTCATTGGAGAAACGATTCACTTCATTTTCAAG GGACGAAAGTTTTTCgatgaaaaaagaaaacaacacgGCAACATTTACCGGACTCACATGCTCGGGAAACCCACGATCAGGATTGTAGGCATAAAGGGAGTCAAGCAAATAATGGCTGGCGAGAACTTCCGAGTGACGACAGAATGGCCGCGGAGTACCCGTATGTTACTCGGAGACGGAAGTCTTTCATCCTCAAAAGGTCTCACCCATTCCATCAGAAAGAAGGCTATACTGCGAGCGTTTACCCACGAAGCTATTAGTTCTTACACCCCTGTCGTATTAGAGGTGGTTCGGGACTACATCAGGAACTGGTGTGAAACATCAAATATCCTAGGTTATAAGGAGTTCAAAAGTTTGAACTTTGAGCTCACCTGCCGTGTGCTATTGGGAATCGAAATGGACAGACCAGAGAAAAGTAGACTGATGGGACATTTCGAGACTTTTCTGGGAAGTCTGTTTAGCCTGCCTGTCTGTATCCCGGGACTTGGTCTATACAAG GGAATGAAAGCCCGGGACGCACTTCTACAAAAAATAGAGGTGTGCATCAAGGAGAGAAAGCAAGGCTCTGGGTCCCCACACGGCTTCATGGACGCGCTGAGCCTGATGATGGACTTGGAGGGAGGAGAG AAACTCACTTTGGAGGAGGCGAAGGACGTTGGTCTTGAACTTCTCTTTGCC GGGCACGAGACAACCTCCAGTGCAGCATGTACTTTAGTCTTGCAATTAACAAAGCATCCGGAGGTAATGCTGAAAATTGTCGACGAACTTGCTAGATACGGATTGACGGACAGCATTGATGTTGACATTCCATATGATAcaataaacaaacttaaatacACCCGGGATGTAGTGAAGGAAGTGTTGAGGCTAACGCCACCCATCGGCGGAGGTTACAGGAAGGCGCTTCGTACATTTGAAATTGAG GGATTCCAGGTGCCCAAAGACTGGACTGTGGTGTATTCCATACGAGATTCCCACGAATCGTCACAGTTCATTGAGAATCCTGACACATTTGATCCGGACAGGTGGAGCAAGCTCAATGTTGACGACAGACAGCATTTTCTTGCCTTCGGAGGAGGGAAACGCGCATGCGCCGGGAAAGAGTTCGCGTTACTTGTTTTGAAGACCTTGGCGATAGAATTGTCTCGATCTTGCTCATGGACAGTCCCTAACACAGACCCTCCAATGACATGTCTACCTATACCATGCCCTACAGACAATCTACCTATGGTCTTCTCGGGGATGTACCAGATGAGGCAGAGATCTCTCACCGTCTAG